One segment of Chionomys nivalis chromosome 1, mChiNiv1.1, whole genome shotgun sequence DNA contains the following:
- the LOC130888040 gene encoding centromere protein W-like, whose translation MALSTTVSQWIKHKAPCAFLRRTFKQKKPHLLLETSYDLLIHFNCLLFVHRLAEESRTNACKSKSKVIKKDHVLAAAKLILKKSRG comes from the coding sequence ATGGCACTCTCCACCACCGTCTCCCAGTGGATCAAGCACAAGGCACCCTGTGCCTTCCTCAGGCGCACCTTCAAGCAGAAGAAGCCGCACCTTCTTTTGGAGACCAGCTACGACCTCCTGATTCATTTTAACTGCTTACTCTTTGTACATCGATTGGCAGAAGAGTCCAGGACAAATGCCTGTAAAAGTAAATCTAAAGTTATCAAAAAGGATCATGTACTGGCTGCAGCAAAGCTAATTCTGAAGAAGAGCAGAGGTTAG